In the genome of Amphiura filiformis chromosome 4, Afil_fr2py, whole genome shotgun sequence, one region contains:
- the LOC140150411 gene encoding uncharacterized protein codes for MASNRPGDDEEIAIYLRTSNKDGYLELTSDAESMIDSPDIYRDANMASNRPGDDEEIAIHHTYLRTSNKDGYIELTSDAESIIDSPDIYRDANMASNRPDDDEEIAIQHTYLRTSNKDGYLELTSDAESMIESPDIYRDANMASNRPGDDEEIDMQHTYLRTSNKDGYLELTSDAESTIDSPDIYRDANIQWNSIQWQTDDNNMTYTAFDDPMHVSNIVELDHEYASIIEPPATPARRCVAVARDTDGRICKRRIKIIIVIVCVLAAAAGVGVSILMQRKTTKNEVTDNELPTILGTPSDMTINMDTTSATASAGNPTASDYSGDVTLTSDAMSGSNFPIGSSTMTFTATDPSGNPATDSFKITVTDDELPTITGTPSDMTTTTDANSATAAVSWTDPTASDNSGDVTLTSDATSGSHFPIGTSTVTFTAMDYSGNKATDSFMVTVTDDELPTITGTPSDMTTTTDTNTATAAVSWTDPTASDNSGGDVTLTSDTTSGSHFPIGTSTVTFTAMDPSGNQATNSFQITVTDDELPTITGTPSDMTTTTDANSATAAVSWSDPTASDNSGDVTLTSVPTSGSNFPIGTSTVTFTAMDPSGNQATNSFMITVKDDELPSITGTPSDIITVQDGNSAVAAVSWADPTVSDNSGDVTLTSDPTSGSHFPIGKSTVTFTATDRSGNQATNSFKITVAETTTAAIRAVFYGKVAEFDHVVDTKTISWKQGSVFGIGGDRHQTYKECLYRMDDGKFIVVFIQANFGIPRPLTLDSKLQFGFNSDNLFFVLHDKEQKPYQYRFEMNTQANTLLSGNDILESITGFDASWIVGDYLHNL; via the exons ATGGCTAGTAATCGACCAGGTGATGATGAAGAGATTGCTATATATCTACGAACTTCAAACAAAGATGGCTACCTAGAACTAACATCTGACGCTGAAAGTATGATAGACAGTCCTGATATTTATAGAGATGCAAATATGGCTAGTAATCGACCAGGTGATGATGAAGAGATTGCTATACACCATACATATCTACGAACTTCAAACAAAGATGGCTACATAGAACTAACATCTGACGCTGAAAGCATAATAGACAGTCCTGATATTTATAGAGATGCAAATATGGCTAGTAATCGACCAGATGATGATGAAGAGATTGCTATACAACATACATATCTACGAACTTCAAACAAAGATGGCTACCTAGAACTAACATCTGACGCTGAAAGTATGATAGAAAGTCCTGATATTTATAGAGATGCAAATATGGCTAGTAATCGACCAGGTGATGATGAAGAGATTGATATGCAACATACATATCTACGAACTTCAAACAAAGATGGCTACCTAGAACTAACATCTGACGCTGAAAGCACAATAGACAGTCCTGATATTTATAGAGATGCAAATATTCAATGGAACAGTATTCAATGGCAAACTGATGATAACAACATGACGTACACAG catttGATGACCCTATGCATGTCTCAAATATAGTAGAACTTGACCATGAGTACGCTTCAATTATTGAACCTCCGGCTACTCCGGCTCGTCGTTGTGTTGCAGTTG CCAGGGACACGGATGGGCGAATTTGTAAGCGACGTATCAAAATTATCATTGTTATCGTTTGCGTTCTTGCTGCTGCAGCTGGAGTAGGAGTGTCCATTCTAATGCAAAGAAAGACAACAAAAAATGAAG TTACAGATAATGAATTGCCTACTATTCTTGGCACACCTTCAGATATGACTATTAACATGGACACGACTTCCGCGACCGCTTCTGCGGGcaatccaacggcttctgattATTCCGGTGATGTAACACTAACGTCAGACGCCATGAGCGGATCAAATTTTCCTATCGGTTCTAGCACAATGACATTCACTGCAACGGACCCTAGTGGCAATCCAGCGACCGATTCCTTCAAGATAACAGTAACAG ATGATGAATTGCCTACTATAACTGGCACACCGTCAGATATGACCACTACCACGGATGCGAATTCTGCGACCGCTGCTGTGTCTTGGacagatccaacggcttctgataattctggtgatgtgacactaacgtcagacGCCACGAGCGGGTCACACTTTCCTATCGGCACTAGCACAGTGACGTTCACTGCAATGGACTACAGTGGAAATAAAGCGACCGATTCCTTCATGGTAACAGTAACAG ATGATGAATTGCCTACTATAACTGGAACACCGTCAGATATGACCACTACCACGGACACGAATACCGCGACCGCTGCTGTGTCTTGGACAGATCCAAcagcttctgataattctggtggtgatgtgacactaacgtcagacACCACGAGCGGATCACATTTTCCTATCGGCACTAGCACAGTGACGTTCACTGCAATGGACCCTAGCGGGAATCAAGCGACCAATTCCTTTCAGATAACAGTAACAG ATGATGAATTGCCTACTATTACTGGTACACCGTCAGATATGACCACTACCACTGATGCGAATTCTGCGACCGCTGCTGTGTCTTGGTcagatccaacggcttctgataattctggtgaTGTGACACTGACGTCAGTCCCTACGAGCGGGTCAAACTTTCCTATTGGCACTAGCACAGTGACGTTCACTGCAATGGACCCTAGCGGCAATCAAGCGACCAATTCCTTTATGATAACCGTAAAAG ATGATGAATTGCCTTCCATTACTGGCACACCTTCCGATATTATCACTGTCCAGGATGGGAATTCCGCGGTCGCTGCTGTGTCTTGGGCAGATCCAACGGTTTCTGATAATTCTGGTGAtgtgacactaacgtcagacCCTACGAGCGGGTCACACTTTCCTATCGGCAAAAGCACAGTGACGTTCACTGCAACGGACCGTAGCGGCAATCAAGCAACCAATTCCTTTAAAATAACAGTAGCAG AAACAACCACGGCTGCCATACGAGCCGTCTTTTACGGGAAAGTAGCCGAGTTCGATCATGTAGTTGATACCAAGACTATTAGCTGGAAACAAGGATCTGTTTTTGGAATAGGCGGAGACCGACACCAAACTTACAAAGAGTGCCTCTACAGAATGGACGATGGCAAATTCATAGTTGTCTTCATccaagccaattttggtattcCCCGACCTCTCACTCTCGACAGTAAACTTCAG ttcgGATTTAACAGTGATAACTTGTTCTTTGTCCTCCACGACAAGGAACAGAAGCCATATCAATATCGGTTTGAAATGAATACACAGGCTAATACCTTGCTCTCTGGCAATGACATTCTCGAATCAATCACTGGCTTTGACGCCTCATGGATTGTCGGTGACTATCTGCACAACTTATAA